The Capra hircus breed San Clemente chromosome 11, ASM170441v1, whole genome shotgun sequence genomic interval AATACTCCCACCCAGCCAGCACCAGAGAAAGCAGGAACACCAGCGTTCACATTTCACCCTTGTTCCCAGATGACATTCTCCAGGTGGTTTCTCAAGGCTGGAAGTACTTCAGGGGGCACTTCTATTACTTTTCTCAAATCTCGAAGACCTGGTACAGTGCCCAGCAGATGTGTATATCGAGGGACTCCCACCTGACCTCAGTGACCTCAGAGCGTGAACAGGTGAGTGCTGCCCCGTGGAGGTATATTGGTAGCTGTATCAGGCAGGATGGGCAATATGATGCTTCAGTGACAAATATTCCCAAATATTAGTAATTCTTCACAATTACTTCTCACTTACACACTACATGTCCAACAAGGGCCAGCAAGGGGTTTTGTTCATTGTGGCTACTTAAGGGCTTAGGCCAGAGGAGATTTCTTATCAACATACGTTTCCACAATTGCTGAGGTAAGAAAGGGGAACATGGTACATTGTATGCTGGGTCTTAAAGCCTGGAAACAACACATTTCATTGGCCAAACAAATGACGCAGTATTTGTAGCTTCAAAGAGGGCAGGATAGTGCAGCCTTTCCAtgtgcccagaaaaataaaaatatttgtgaatagCATTAATGACACCATCTAGCCCAAGAAGTCCTCTTCCTGGTGAGACAGAATATTAAACAAGCTCCTTTCATCTTAAGCGGGCCAGCAGAGCGGGCAGAGTCAGAGTCAGGATGGAGTCCCAACCCTGCGTCTGTGGGTTCAGGGGCTGTGGCTGGGGATGGGTGAAGATGCCCAGAGAGACAGATGCTCCGACGCCTCATCTCCACCTACTGTCTTCCTGTAGGAGTTCCTCTACAGGACAGCAGGCGGACTTCCCTACTGGATCGGCCTAACCAAAGCAGGAAGTGAGGGGGACTGGCACTGGGTGGATGGCACTCCGTTCAACAAGGTCCAGAGTGAGAAGTAAGTCCTGAGAAGCCTCTGTCCCAGGCTCTTTCTTGGGCTGGGTCCGGGGCACGAAGAGTTGGGGGAGAGTCCCATTGGCTGCAGGGATTGCCATCCTTCCTGTCCTTGATCAGCAGGAGCATTGACTAGAGATCTAGCTGATCTCTGCCACTGATTGGCTGGGGAGCTGGGGACAAATTCATGGCTACTCCAGGCCCTCTGGGGTTTGGCAGCATGGCCATCCACTCAGCCTTGGCAGGGACCTCATTCTAAATCTAGGTCTTTGCACTGTGGGTTCCTATAGGGCCTTGAGAGTGGGCGGGCTGTGTGGCCCTAAGTTGGGGGGAGATTGCAGGCTCAGAGGTTGATGGATAACTGGTCCCCTTCCTCTCAGGCAAGGAAAAATTTGCAACCCTACCACCCCAGACCGAAACTGGGGTTGAAGTCTCTCATTCACTCACTGGCAatgcattttgctttgtttttcccctCGATAGGTTCTGGATTCCAGGCGAGCCCAACAACTATGGGAACAATGAACACTGCGTCAACCTAAAGATGTCCTCACTGCGGTCATGGAATGATGCCTCCTGTGACAATACATTTCCTTTTATCTGTAAGCGACCCTATAAACCATCAGAACCATGACCGGACTGGCCCCTGTGCTAGCACTTTAAGCTCCAGCGCTCACTGAATTCAAGGAAATGCTCCTCTCTCCTTTGTCCTCCAAGGTGATTTTGAACCTTAATTTTTCATGCTTTAAAATTGTCCTGAAGGCATCCCAGAGTCCATCTGCCTTGGCTGGGAATTCTCTGGCCCTGCAGTGGATATCCTTTCCACTTCAGCTTCAAAGGCAGATGAAGTGGAAAAGATATCTTGGGTTGAAATGCGGAGGTGAGGGTGGAGAGAATGAGAAGTTTGCACTGCCCCAGTGAGATGGACCAGGATACACCATCTGGGGCAGCACCTTGGAGGGGTCCGTCCCTTTGGAGAAGCCTCAGCTTTACTGTGTGAAATTTGTGTACGACCACCTGAGATTCGCTGGAGACCGAGACTCAGGGCATTTCCAGTTGATACCCCAGAATTCCCAGTTGTCTTCCTAAGGGTTCTCAGTGGAAGAGCTCTGATCTTGGTAGGCCCTGTTCATGCCATCTACCCGTGGTCCCCTTCATCCTTATACTCTGAGACCTGAGCCCCTTCCTCCCTGGGATAGGCTTGACTGGTCCAGGTCAGAGGCTTGATGGAAATGTGTCTCTGCAGACCTAGACCAGTATCCAAGTGCTTCTCCCGACCCATCACTTGCTGGGTGCTCCTCCCCAGGTCCCAGTCTGTCTGCGCAGCTCCTCTGCCTGGTTCCCTGGGCCTCCTCTTTCTTCTGCATCTCCTCTCTTCCCAGGGGTTAGGGGAAGCGGCCTTCAGTAGAGAGGGCACCTCAGCTTCATTAGAATAAAATGCTGCCTGGGAACAGGCCACTCTCATTTTCTTCCTGGGGGTACAGGTGGATGTGTGGGGTGGAGGGAACATTTGCTCTACTGGATATGAAGTTCTGGGGTGTCCTCAGGAAACAGTTAGGAGTTCAAATAACAGTCAGAAAGTCCCAGCCCTGGAAATGCCGTAAAACATAAGcagtacttattttttatttttgctgaaatGCATCCGAATAGGACTGCAGTGTCTGGCGTGTCACCACCTTCTGGGTGGTCTTTCTTCTTAGACATTTGCAGACCAGCTTCTGTTCTCTGGGTTTGCACTGGATGGGGAGATGCGTCAGGTCTCCCATTCTTCACAGAGGCCCTGATCACAGCCATCAGGTCCAAATCTGCCATCCAGGGGCTGCAGCAGGAATCCAGGCTGCACCAGACAGAGCGGAgcagagaggaagcagaaagGGGTGCTCTGTGAACGCATGGCAGGCTCAGCAGAGCGGCCCTCCCCTCCCTGGGGTCCTTGTTAGGTGCCCTCTTTAGGGTCCTGGGGGGAGGATGTTTTTCTTCAATAACTGTGACCAGCAGAGTGATGTTCTGGTTGTGAAGAGGTTGAACTGGAGGGATATTAGGAGGAAGCTTGAAGGAACACGGGGCAaatgggctttttaaaaataggtgatGATGAGGAATGAACAGTCAGTGGTGGGGTTCATACGAGAGCATTTGCCCAAAGCTCCAGGGGCATCTGCAGTctgagggtgggtgggggcaCCTCAGGGAAGTGCAGACTGCCGAGCGCTCAGGATGGGCTGTGTGGGCACGGAAGGTATCTGCATCTTCTCTAAGAAATACTTGGCTGTTCTTACTCTTCATAATTTGAAGTAGCAAATTATGGGAGAATCTTATTTCTTCCCAGTGTCAACTGCCTGCGCATAGCACGAGCtgatggagaaatgaaaaaaatacaagtgGTAGGCTCAGAGCTGCCTCTAGGGAACTATCCCATTATGTTTCCAAACCTGGCTCTGCTTTCCATCGTACTGTCACGCCTGACCTGTTAGTCACCATGTCTGGGCTGCCGTGTTTTGTctgttctttttaattaaaaaaatttttttttaaatttcctggatgattacattttattcattttttgatgtggttttattccattttaaaattgattaattttaattggaggataattacttaacaatattgcggtggtttttgccatccatcgacatgaatcggccatgggggcacatgtgtcccccatcctgaatgcccctcccacatctctccccaccctctccctctcggtTGTCCCAGAGCGCTGGTTTTGAGTGCCTTGCTACATGCATCGAACCTGCACTGGTcgtctattttacaaatggtaatatacatgttttatttatttatttgcttttggcagtgctgggtctttgtggctgcacacaggctttctctagttgagcggggcctcctctctagttgtggtgactgGGCTTCtcattcagtggcttctctttttacggagcatgggttctaggtgcactgtgctgtgcttagtcatagACTGtatgactgcatggactgtgtaacctgccaggctcctctgtccacggggattctccaggcaagaacactagagtgggttgccatgccctcctccagggcatcttcccaaaccagggatcgaacccaggtcttctgcattgcagtcagattctttaccatctgagccaccagggaaacccaagaatactggagtgggtagtctatcccttctccaggggatcttcccaacccaggaattgaactggggtctcctgcactgcaggaggattctttaccagctgagctaccagggaagcccacggctTCAGTATTTGCCgagtatgggcttagttgctctgcagcgtgtggaaccttcccagaccagggatcggacctgtgtcccctgcgttggcaggcagattctcaactgcTGGATGACCAGTAAGTTCCTGTGCTGCTGTGCTGAGCAGCATGTGACCCCGCCCCACACTCCAGCTTCCTCCCCAAGGTAGGCGCTTGTCACTAGGGCAGTGGATTCAAAGCCTTGCATGTAAGACCTAAAATTTCACTTATTGCCATGACATTTTTGGGGTCTTACAGAGCCCCCAAAGCCTAACTATGGGTTCCCCCACACTCACCAGATGTGTTCCCTGACCTGGCCTGTTCCCCTTGACTGGACCAGCTGACCTCCACCCAGTTTTCAACCTATTGGGTTCCTctatggcaccccgctccaggactcttgcctagaaaatcccatggactgaggagcctggtgggctgcagtccatggggtcgctaagactcgtacacgactgagcgacttcactttcacttttcactttcatgcattggagaaggaaatggcaacccactctagtgctcttgcctggagaatcccaaggacgggggtgcctggtgggctgccgtctatgggggcgcacagagttggacatgactgaagtgacttagcagcagcagcagcagcaacctgccAGTACAGAAACTATTCAAACAAGTCAGTCAGATCCTCTTGCAGGAACCAGGGGTACCTTTTTGTTGCTGCAAAGCCTGTCTCCCACAGCCCTTGCTGGTTCCCTCTGGTTTTGGGGATAACCCCCATGCGGTCTGGCATGGTATCTGGTGTCCTTCTCCAGACTATGACTATGTGTGACTAATAAGATGCTGTGAGTCTTATCTGTCCAGTGTAAGATGCCATGCATTTGGCCATCTTGTACTATCAGGGACAAGAAATGCCTCCCTCACTGCTATGGGCTGATTGAACCCACCTCCTCACAGCTCTTATGTTAAAATCCTAATCCCAATGGGATAATTTTAGGAGATGGAGCCTTTTGGAGGTAATTAAGTTACCAGAGTGAAGTCCTCACGAtgtgattagtgcccttataaaaagaggCTGAGAGCTTGCccctctctgctttctgtgtTTACAACAGGAAGGCTCTCTGCAAAACAGAAAGGAGCCCTCCCCAGGAACTGAGTCCACAGCATCCTGACcttggatttcccagcctccagaactgggagaaagaaATTTCTCTTGTGTAAGCCTCTTAGTTCATGatgtttttgttatagcagcccgaGTTGACTGAGACACTCACTGCTGGGGTAAATAAGAAGCAATCAGAAcaaggctggagaaggcaatgacaacccactccagtactcttgcctgggaaatcccatggacggaggagcctggtaggctgcagtccatggggtcgcgaagagtcagacacgactgagtgacttcacttccacttttcattttcaggcactggagaaggaaatggcaacccactccagtgttcttgcctggagaatcccagggacggaggagcctgatgggctgccgtctatggggtcacacaaagtcggacacgactgaagctacttagcagcagcagcagcagcagaacaaggCTGGCGAGGAATCTCTAGTTGGTTCTGATGTGAAAGGAGGTGTGGGACTATCTGACCACTTTTCTAGGAAAGAATTTGAACCTGGAAACACCTGGGGATTGAAGCAGTTAACAGAGAGAAGTCAAGCTGGAAGGCCCTGAGTTAGAGAAAGGCTGGCGGGGTCACCATGGGGCACCTGCAGAAACTCGGAATTCGCAGAAGCTGTGAGGCAGAGAGGCGGAGCACACAAGGAATATATCttgcagagaaaagagaatggTGCAAAGGTGAGGGTAGGCGAGACACAGAGGGTCGAGCAGCACAGTGAAGGCCCAAGAGCCTGGCTGCTGAGGTTCCTGGCACCACCTTAGCTGCAGCCAGCCCTCCTGACACTTGGGAGGGTCCTGCCACTCCCAGCTGATCACCATGTGCTGTCAGGGGTTGATATGGAGGATCGAAAGCTTCTCAGGTGTCTGAAGCTAAGGATCTGCATCTCTAGGAAGACAGCCCTGTACCACTTGGCAGAGACAGGGAAAACCAGTGTGAGAGGTCCCCACTGATGAGTGGCTCTGGTGTTGAGGTATCAGATATCCATTTGACTTTTTCTGGCCAGAAAGAGAAATGCTCAGCAAGGATGTAGTAACTTCTTGGTGCTTCTTCCTGCTGGCTGATGATGCTCTTGTAGGAGAAATGAAAGCTGGGAGCCTGGAGTGGGAAGGGCTTGGGCCCAGGGGAGGGGGTGAGAGGAGGAGTCCTGCTGACCAGGCCTGGAGGCCTATGACCCTTCCCACCCCAGTCTCCATCCTTACAGCTGAGCAAGGGTTCTCTAAAGTTCTGCTTTGGAAGCTCTGTCAGCTTCTCAGTCCCAGGAAATAGGTCCTGAGTTAGCTGATGTGGGCCCTTCCTGTATGTGGGGAAACAGAAACCAAGGCAGGCCCTCTCTTTTCTGCTGCCACCCTTGGACATCTGACAAGCCTCTTGAGGGGACCTCTAGCAGCCCCCCTCCCACATGGACACTCCTGGGGTCTCAGGCAGAGCTGTTGACTGACTTTACATTTTCCTGtgtcttctcctccctcctcagcTTTCAACTGCCAGGAGTTAGCAGGCTGGTGGATGGTGGATCTGCATTCTTCACTCACACATACACCACCAAAACCACACacgcatatacatacatacatatgcacaccctgcacacatataaacacacatacacatacacgtcacatacatatattcacagGCAATACAcacacgtgctcagtcacttcagtcatgtctgactatttgtgaccccatgagtatgctgccaggctcctcggtccatgggattatcctggcaagactgctggagtgggttcctgtggctcctccaggggatcttcctgacccaggggtggaacctgcgtctcctgtggctcctgcattggcgggtggattctttaccatgaatcACTTGGGAAGTCCATttgcacataaacacacataggTATGGACAcatactcacatccatacacacacaaatatacacacacacatatatttcacacaacacacatatcacacacacacacacacacacacacatccccacaTTACTGTGGCATCATGAGCTGGGCATAGGCAAGCCCTCCTCTCCTCACCCTGCAGACGAGCTGTGCCCCTGGCTGCCTGTGGCTGCGGCTGTGTTGGCACTGGCCATCCATGACACAGGCGGGACCCAAGTTGCTCTCCCGGCCTGGCCACAGGAGGAGGCACATTCGGCCTGGCTTCTCTACCATGGAAGCTGGGCAGTGGGcttcttgggtggtgcttggggCCCTGTGGGAGGTGGACTCCAGCATTAGGGAAAATGCTGTGGGAATAGGATGTAAGGGCTGAAGGTGAAAATGGGAAAAAGCAACACAATTTGGATGGAACAATCATTTACAAGGTAACTGGCATCTCGTAAATGGCCCACTGGTGAGACAGGGGACAAACACATAATTAGATTTTTATGTGTTATAGAAAATGTGATCCATTTCAGTAAGACAATAACCCTCTGAAGTGACGCGGGAGCGAGCAGCGAGAATCTACCGTCGTCCTCAGAGCTGACTTCAGGAGGACTGCCTTGACCAGCCAGGGTGGCTATTGATTCTGCCCAGTTGGTCACCCCATGAGGGTGGGGACTTGGGGCTGCACAGTGCTCCTGGCACACCTAACTCCTAGGTCTTGGCCCACAAGCACAGGAGCCCCCGACACAGTGTTTGTTTCTCCTGGGAGTTGCAGGTCTCATCGCAAAGCGGCACTTTGGCTTACACTGCAGTTTTGGTGGAGTCAGTCCTGAAACTGATCAGCTCAGTGGAGCACAAATCCAATCACCTAGGGTGAGATCTTGGATCAAGCTGGGTCCTATTTGGTATTTTCTGACATAACTTCTGACACCAGGTGTGTGGtgttttcttctgctgctgctaagtcgttgctaagtcgtgtctgactctgtgcgaccccatagatggcagcccactaggctcctccatccctgggattctccaggcacgaacactggagtgagttgccatttccttctccaatgcatgaaagtgaaaattgaaagtgaagtcgctcagtcgtgtctgactcttctcaaccccatggactgcagcctaccaggctcctctgtccatgggattttctaggcaagagtactggagtggggtgccattgccttctctgggtgcTTTCTGAGACCAACCAGTTCTCTGACATCAGCTGAGTGTctacaattcaattcaattctgacATTCAACCATGGAGTGAGTTAGAGGCTCAGTCCCACGAGACAGCTCCAGCTTCAGATACCTCATGCAAGCAGGGTCTCCAAGCAACCATACTTCTGCCCAGCAGACTGCAAATCTTGGGGACTCCATGACCCTTCCCAGCTTGACAATTCActagaatgactcacagaactcatgAAAACTCTGTACTTACCACCACAGGTTATGGTGGAGGATAAAAACAAAGAGCCAGATGAAGAGGAACAGAGGGCAAGGTGCCGGGGGGAACCCGGAGCATGGGGGGGGGGGTCTCTGTCCCATGGAGTAGGGGTGCAATACCCTTTTGGGTAGGTGGGTTTGTTCACCAGCCAGGAAACTTCTTGAAGCTCTCTTGTTGTTTATGAGCTCTTATAACCCAACGAGAGAGGTAAGGGATTAAGTCTTTCTAAGACTGTCTCCATCTAGAAGCTATCTAGTGGTCAGAGTCCCCTCATCAGCACGAATGCAAATGTGGTTTAAAAGGGTTAGTTTTGGATAACAAAAGACACATTTGTCACTCAGAAAACTCCAAGGCTTTTAGGAGCTCTGTTCTAGGGACTGGGACAGAGACCCAATAAGTGTGTTTTTCTGCTATAATCCCTTTCCCATCACGCCTGCTGTGAGGTCCTGAGTGGGCAGAGTCATCTCAGTCCTTCCTGTGACTTGCAAATACCTGCTGCGCTGAGCCAGCCTCCTCCTTACTGGCCTCCTGTTACTCAAGAGAGTCTGAGGCTGGAATTAAGACTCAGCCATGGGTCACGAGGATGCTTTTCTATGCAAAGTTGAGAAGGAATCCCTAACTCCCTTCTAAGTGGCTGGTGAAAGGTGTCTGTGACTTTGGGGCCGAGGCTATTGTTTGAGGCTACCATGGAGcgcaggggtggggaggctggggctGAGGGAAGAAGGAGGATGCGGGGGCCAACTGGCACTTGGGAGCCTTGAGGGGAAGGGCCCAGATGGGGCACTTCTGCAGAGTCAGCAGCGGGGGAAGGCAGAGTTTGTAAGGACTGACTCGGGAGCATATAAACCCATATCGCAGCTCCACTTCCCCACTGCTGGTTCACAGCGTGGCAGGGAGCTGCTCTGGAGGATGAAGGAAGCAGAGACGAGAGCTGACTCGGTCCACTTCTGCACAGACAACCAGAATGTCTGCCTGTCCTCCCAAGGTGAGAAAACTGGGGCCTCTGCCTGTCTTCAACGTGGAGGGTCCGGCCTGCTGGGCCCTGGCCCCCCACCATCTTCCTCAGCCCTTGCCTGGCAGGCTCAGCACTGGGTCGGCTTCCAGAACAAACAGGTGGGGCTGCAGGTGGGTCAGGCAAGGACAGAGTGCCTATGGCCCCCATCGAGGCTTCGCATGAAATCTCCCCTGACCCTTTTCCCTGGGGGCTGGCAACCTGGCAAGAGAAGGAGAGTGAACAATGAATTCAGGGGGACCTGGTTTGAAACCCCATTCCTGCACGCTGGGCTGGCCCCATGAGGCCTCAGGGACTCCGAGCTGTGGTCTCTCCGTTCTCTGTACACTCAGCCCGCAGAGTCTCAGGCACAGCCCTTCTTAAGACATCCATGCCAGCTTGTGGCAGCAGCAGCCCCCAGGGGCTGTGAGTGTCGCTACGGTCAGGATTCTCGCAGCAAAGCTGGCCCTGAGCCGCTGAGGTCGGGGTTCCTGCTGTGTGCCTCCCTCCCccattccctccctcctttctgctTTCATTCAAACAGTACCTTTATTGTCTTCCATTGTGCCAGGTCTGTGCCCCGTGCGCGCCCTCCAGGCTTGGGCCGGTGGTCTTTTCTGAGCCTTCTGTTGCTACCACAGCTTCCATGAGCCCTGGAGCACGTTCCCAGGCGCTCATTGCCTTTCTCCAGGGTGAGCGGGACAAGCCTTCTCAGTCCTATAGGACAGGACAGGAGAGTAAGGCCGAGGGGCTGCAACTGTCCAGCCCACACGGCAGTCTCCTCCCGGATCCTGGCTTCTCCCCTGCAGGACTGGACCCTGTGGCAGTGGTTCCTGCAGCCCCCAGGATGCCCAGGCGTTTGCAGGCCACCCTGGCCTCTTTGGGTGTGTTTTTGGTCTCCTGTCTTGTGGCTCTCTTCATTGTGGGTAAGCTCCTGGGTGACCTGAGCCCCACTGACTTTCTCTCCTTCCTGCACACAGGCCCCAAAGAGCCCTAGACACCCCCTTCTACTCCCAGGGGGGTCACTCCACTTCCAGTCCCAGGCCCAAACCAGGGCTTTCCTGGGACCCAACCAAGGTTGTTGTCCAAGGGGAGATTCCCCAGAGATGAGGCCTATGAGGGGAACTCTGAGGGGGTTGTGGTGCCATCTCCTCCACCTCCTTCTGGAACCCTGACTGAGGGTGGGGCAGCCTGGGGATTGTGCTGATGTGGGAATGGGGTATCTCAGTTCTACAGCACCCAAGACCTGCACTGGAGACATCTGCTTACTTCCAAGAGTTTCTGGGAGACAACCATACTGGGCAGTTTCTCAAGGAACCTGATTGTAAGTAGCCGccgttggggaggggagggagccagGACCTTGGATGCTCAGACCCCAGGACACATTTCTTCCTCCTCAATGTCCTCAGGCCCCTAAATGGTTTCTATTCTCCTCACAGAAAGCCAGTATCTTTCttttaaatggcttttttttttgaggtacaaTTGACACATAATAAAGTATATGTATTTAAAGCGTACAACctaagttttgacaaatatatagcTGCATGAAacatcacaatcaagataatggACATACTCGACCTTCTGCCCCCAAGTTCAACACTCCTGCCCTTGGCCATcctgcctctctcctcccttccttgttcccaggcaaccactgatctgcttgcTCGGATACAGACGGCTTGACTTTTTCTAGAGTTTTATATAAAAAGAACTAGAGTATGTACTCTTTTTTTGACCTTTATCAGTCATGTGAtttactaactttttttttttttagtctatggcttttcttttcattctcttaacaagaTTTAAGTTTTGGTAAAGTCTGATTTATCCATCTTATCTATTTCATGGATTGTCCTTTTGATCTGGcacctaagaaatctttgcctataCCAAGGTCACAAAGACATGCCCTCAAATTTGCTTCTGGACATTTATAGTTTTGGGGGTTTTCCATTTAGGTCTATGATTAATTTTGGGTTAATGTTTTGATGCAACATATGGACTGaagttcattttttccttttgcaaatGGCTGTACAGTTGTTCCAGCACCCTCAGTCGAAAAAGTTATCCTTTCTCCTTTGTATCTTTGTTGGAAACCAATTGTCCATATTTGTGTACATTCTCTCTTCGGTCCCATTGATTTATGGCCCTCCTGGTCTTACCTCAGCACAGTGGCTCAGGTCTGACATACCTACTTAGGCAGGGCTTTAGAAGTCGGGCAGGAATCCTCCAGAAATGGTCTCTGCTTATTCGGGTCCTTCTCCCTGTTTCTGAAAGGAGGCTGGAATGGGCGCCTCACGCCGTGAAAGTCTGAGCTCATATTCTAGCTCCTGGGTGCACAGAGGGTGCAGCTGCAGGGGGGTTTGGCGGGATGCTGCAGTTTCCTTGAATAATGCAATGACCAAAGCCTCCCACTCGGGTCTCCCATATCCTCAATGGTTCTATAGGGACCCTTGCACTATGTAGCACGGGAGGCGCCATTGCAGTTCAGGGGTCTGTCGCATCGGAGGACTTCCACAGAGCCCTGTACACTGAGCAGAATACTTCCTCCATGGGTacctatttcattttgtttctgttttctcccccCCCCCGTGGATCTGTGATCAGAAAATGTCTATGTGGCCTACATAgtttttgaagtgaagtgaagtgaagttgctcagtcgtggactagcccaccaatctcctccatccatggaattctccaggcaagaatactggagtgggttgccatttccttctccagggaatcttcccgacccagggatcgaacccagatctcccacattgcaggcagacgctttaacctctgcaccaccaggaggAAGTCACAATTGTGAATCAGAGGCTTCATGATTGGTGTACAAATATAGCGTCAGACTAAACACGGGTTTGATTCATACCTGTTGTCTTTCCATAATGACCTATTAATATCTAATGATGAAACTTCAGTTGAATTAAACATTGACAGCTCTCAGTGATTTAATCAGTTATTTTCAAGTTCAATTACAATGGCAGAATAATCCAGTAGGCAAGTGTTTCAATCCTTCTGCTTCCTGGTTCACTAAATAgacctttattttgtttttggctttaCATTCTCAGGTGGTCCAGCCCCAGGGCCCGGGTGGTTATAGGCTGCTTGAGGAGAGCTCAGGGTTGTGCTGCAGACATTTACCTTGGAGATTTTAAGAATGCTTCCCTACATGATGGGCCTCTTCGGCTGCTTTCTCCATTTCCTCCCTCCAGATCCCTACCACTCGGTCAGGGTGGCAGAGTTCCAAGAGGCTGTCCAGCTGTTTAAAGGACACATGGAGAATGCCAGCACCTGGAGCGTGGGGATCCAGCTATTGACGTGCAGAGTAGACAATGTCAGTTCTCAGATCCAGATGCTCGGCAGTGATCTGGAAAGTGCCAGTGCTGACATCCAGATGCTAAAAGGCCTCCTGAAGGACGCCAGTACCTTGAGTTTCCAGACCCAGCTGTTAAAGAGTTCCTTGGAGGAGACTACTTCTAAGATTCAGAAGCTACAGGGAGATCTAGAAGAGGCAAATGGTTCAAATTCCCAGATCCAGAGTTTCTTTAAAAGCAGTTTGGAAAACACTAGCATCGAGCTCCTTGTGTTAAACAGAGGCTTAGAAAATGCCATCATGGAGATCCAGGTGTTGAAGGCAGGGTTAGAAACAGCAAACGCTGAGGTCCGATCGGCAAACAGTAGTTTAAAGAATGTTAATGCCCAGATCCATGTTTTAAGAGGTAATCTGGATAGTGTCAGTGATTTAAGAGCCCACCATCAGGTTTTAAGGAGTAGTTTGGAAAACACCACTGCTGAGATG includes:
- the CLEC4F gene encoding C-type lectin domain family 4 member F isoform X1 encodes the protein MSACPPKVCAPCAPSRLGPVVFSEPSVATTASMSPGARSQALIAFLQGERDKPSQSYRTGQESKAEGLQLSSPHGSLLPDPGFSPAGLDPVAVVPAAPRMPRRLQATLASLGVFLVSCLVALFIVVLQHPRPALETSAYFQEFLGDNHTGQFLKEPDYPYHSVRVAEFQEAVQLFKGHMENASTWSVGIQLLTCRVDNVSSQIQMLGSDLESASADIQMLKGLLKDASTLSFQTQLLKSSLEETTSKIQKLQGDLEEANGSNSQIQSFFKSSLENTSIELLVLNRGLENAIMEIQVLKAGLETANAEVRSANSSLKNVNAQIHVLRGNLDSVSDLRAHHQVLRSSLENTTAEMQRLKGSLQNANALNSQTQTFIRGSLDNTSAQIQVLRSHLERAGGEIHLLKRDLENVTAQTQTASSHLEQTDAEMRVLKTELESAIALSSKIQVLNGLLRNASQEIQTLKQGMKDATALQSQTQMLERRLQEARTEIQTLKKDLGNTKTLTTTIQEQQRSLQSFRTALASQEQRQRTQNQLLLLFLQGGKFYSGNMYYFSSAKKTWQEAEQFCVSHGAHLASVTSEEEQAFLTQFTGSVYYWIGLTDRGTEDDWRWTDGTAFNRARSRAFWAENQPDNWQHGIDRSEDCVQMQRKWNDISCSTLSPWICKKPVSQL